In the genome of Massilibacillus massiliensis, one region contains:
- a CDS encoding methionine gamma-lyase family protein produces MYPFSKKIITTKTLALEECRTLFTRIDQIAEKNTFKILNCMRKHKIADYHFNVTSGYAYNDIGRENLEALWADIFGAEKALVRTQFVSGTHALATVLFGILRPGDELLSVTGTPYDTMQTVIGYHNETSGSLKEFGVDYNEVAMVNGKVDLEKIKNSIKANTKMVLIQRSRGYSMRAPLTIDEIKQICEMIKTIKKDCICFVDNCYGEFVDTLEPTAAGADIVAGSLIKNPGGGIAPTGGYIAGKAELVDLAACRLTAPGIGSELGASLVNNRLLYQGLFMAPHVVAQALKGAVFASVFFSKLGYHTLPDSKDLRSDLIQAIQLGSKEKMVAFCQGIQKYSPVDSHVQPEPWDMPGYKDQVIMAAGTFVQGASIELSADGPIREPYIVYLQGGLIFEHNIIGIMGAAQAIEELS; encoded by the coding sequence ATGTATCCGTTTTCAAAAAAAATAATAACAACTAAAACTTTAGCATTAGAAGAATGTAGGACTCTATTCACTCGAATAGATCAAATTGCAGAAAAAAATACATTTAAAATATTAAATTGCATGCGTAAGCATAAAATCGCAGACTATCATTTTAATGTAACGTCTGGATATGCATATAATGATATTGGAAGGGAGAATTTAGAAGCTCTTTGGGCCGATATTTTTGGAGCAGAGAAAGCGTTGGTCAGAACACAATTTGTTTCTGGTACGCATGCGTTAGCCACTGTATTATTTGGGATTCTCAGACCGGGAGATGAATTATTATCCGTTACTGGAACCCCTTATGATACCATGCAAACGGTAATCGGCTATCATAACGAAACGAGTGGATCTTTAAAAGAATTTGGTGTAGATTATAACGAAGTTGCAATGGTAAATGGAAAAGTTGATTTAGAAAAAATTAAAAATTCGATTAAAGCGAATACAAAAATGGTATTGATTCAACGTTCTAGAGGGTACAGTATGCGTGCGCCTTTAACAATTGATGAGATTAAACAAATTTGTGAAATGATAAAAACTATAAAGAAAGATTGCATCTGTTTTGTTGATAATTGTTATGGTGAGTTTGTTGATACATTAGAGCCTACTGCAGCGGGGGCTGATATTGTTGCAGGTTCATTGATTAAAAATCCTGGTGGGGGAATTGCGCCAACAGGTGGTTATATTGCAGGTAAAGCAGAACTTGTTGATTTAGCCGCTTGTCGTTTAACTGCACCGGGGATAGGAAGTGAATTGGGTGCTTCCTTAGTAAATAACCGTCTACTATATCAAGGATTATTTATGGCACCTCATGTTGTTGCACAAGCTTTGAAAGGGGCTGTCTTTGCTTCAGTTTTCTTTTCTAAATTGGGATATCATACATTACCTGATTCTAAAGATTTAAGAAGTGATTTAATTCAAGCGATTCAACTTGGCAGCAAAGAAAAAATGGTTGCTTTTTGTCAGGGAATACAAAAATATTCACCGGTAGATTCTCATGTGCAGCCAGAGCCATGGGATATGCCTGGATACAAAGACCAAGTTATTATGGCCGCAGGAACTTTTGTACAAGGGGCTTCCATTGAATTGAGTGCTGATGGTCCAATTCGTGAACCTTATATTGTATATTTGCAAGGTGGACTTATATTTGAGCATAATATAATTGGTATCATGGGAGCTGCACAAGCAATTGAAGAGCTAAGTTAA
- a CDS encoding zinc ribbon domain-containing protein, which produces MKCKYCGTNLAKNAEYCTYCGRFLGDAKSIEKQTAKKRRIWIGVGIVIVAIIFVFTTFGGNFLSQKVMNENLQQQALHKTPTLGMTLEKFKDKYNNNNYAKKIGVTIAQPQIKSGTIENTFEYLISDKVLLTGVMNKTDNKLTNITVVGQPSDSQEDNTKFIGTLGIIIDTYSPDVPVNQRGEILKELGFRDDVDLSKANNIAIRGNVQYSFKFIEKTGFVFSVTTANQP; this is translated from the coding sequence ATGAAATGTAAATACTGCGGAACAAACTTAGCCAAAAACGCCGAATATTGTACTTATTGTGGACGCTTTTTAGGCGATGCCAAAAGTATAGAAAAACAAACTGCTAAAAAAAGAAGAATCTGGATAGGTGTTGGCATCGTCATAGTTGCTATTATCTTCGTATTCACGACTTTCGGAGGAAACTTTTTATCGCAAAAGGTAATGAATGAAAATTTACAACAACAAGCACTTCATAAGACCCCTACTTTAGGAATGACATTAGAAAAATTTAAAGATAAGTATAACAACAATAATTATGCAAAAAAAATTGGTGTAACAATTGCACAACCACAAATAAAGAGTGGAACAATAGAAAATACATTTGAATATCTGATCTCCGATAAAGTATTACTCACAGGCGTAATGAATAAAACTGATAATAAGTTGACAAATATTACAGTCGTAGGCCAGCCTAGTGATTCTCAAGAAGATAACACAAAATTCATCGGAACCCTGGGTATTATTATCGACACATATAGTCCTGATGTTCCCGTAAATCAGCGTGGAGAAATTTTAAAAGAACTTGGTTTTCGTGATGATGTTGATCTTTCTAAAGCAAACAATATAGCCATTCGTGGAAATGTCCAATATAGTTTTAAATTTATTGAAAAAACAGGTTTTGTGTTTTCTGTTACAACTGCCAATCAGCCATAA
- a CDS encoding N-acetylmuramoyl-L-alanine amidase family protein: MLKGKKIVIDPGHGGTNPGAVKYGMRESDNNLAVSLKVKELLENYGAEVIMTRETDQSVAKEGLALKEELQARIDIANAQNADVFVSLHTNSNPNVDIAGAMTFYSNDTSKKLADDIQKSLIDHTNAADKGIEKENFYVLRNNEIPAVLVEMGFITNKKEAIKLNSDAYRDDLASGIANGLIDYFD, encoded by the coding sequence GTGTTAAAAGGTAAGAAAATCGTAATTGATCCTGGACATGGCGGAACAAATCCCGGCGCGGTTAAATATGGGATGCGTGAGTCAGATAATAATCTTGCTGTGAGCCTGAAGGTAAAAGAATTGTTGGAGAATTATGGGGCAGAAGTTATCATGACCAGAGAAACAGATCAATCCGTTGCCAAAGAAGGTTTGGCATTGAAGGAAGAATTACAAGCCAGAATAGATATTGCAAATGCACAGAATGCAGATGTTTTTGTCAGTCTGCATACGAATTCTAACCCCAATGTAGATATTGCTGGAGCTATGACTTTTTATAGTAATGATACATCAAAAAAATTAGCAGATGATATTCAAAAAAGTTTAATAGATCATACAAATGCTGCAGATAAGGGGATAGAAAAAGAAAATTTCTATGTGTTACGTAATAATGAAATCCCAGCAGTTTTAGTCGAAATGGGATTTATTACAAATAAAAAAGAAGCTATTAAATTAAATAGCGATGCGTATAGAGATGATTTAGCAAGTGGAATTGCAAATGGATTGATAGATTATTTTGATTAA
- a CDS encoding YlzJ-like family protein — MLFWTIMPIENLFEEDSSKLQYKEVEYKGITLIVENISESQCRVIKILSTAPEDYMCQEIQPGNILNYSITQQIS; from the coding sequence ATGTTATTTTGGACAATAATGCCGATTGAAAACCTATTTGAAGAGGACTCTTCTAAGTTACAATATAAAGAGGTAGAATATAAAGGAATAACTCTTATTGTAGAAAATATTTCAGAATCACAATGCAGAGTGATTAAAATTCTTAGTACTGCCCCAGAAGATTATATGTGCCAAGAAATTCAGCCAGGAAATATTCTTAATTATAGTATAACGCAACAGATTAGTTAA
- a CDS encoding nucleoid-associated protein, with product MIIINKAILHILDFNSGVTVFSDKELVVENSVETFLLKHIEKSYYDQNLKLGSFYEDSVFKTQFTLYLNKDLDFISFSRFVADSMYNVIAKSDKLESVDILICEISIDDERILALFKCNNRMGFIHQVIQTEEGIKNDIIHNFAIMPSLTQKIDECVFIDTISQTIKFIDKKVSIEGEETNLLADGVLECSFKASPKKTMETVNSIAQKIAENHGQDSIAVITKAKTFIAENTQTSEYLEPVNLGKKIFDHSPIMQEEYLNEIKNAGLADTVKIDRDFVLRKTKSHKLKTDTGIEINIPIDYFQNKDYVEFINNPDGTLSISLKNIGKLINK from the coding sequence TTGATTATTATAAATAAAGCAATTTTACATATTTTAGATTTTAATTCCGGCGTAACGGTATTTTCAGATAAAGAATTAGTAGTAGAAAACAGTGTAGAGACTTTTTTGTTAAAGCATATTGAAAAATCCTATTATGATCAAAATTTAAAATTAGGTAGTTTTTATGAGGATAGTGTTTTTAAAACCCAATTTACGTTATATCTTAATAAAGACTTAGATTTTATTAGTTTTTCACGTTTTGTTGCTGATAGTATGTACAATGTAATTGCAAAGTCTGATAAATTGGAATCTGTTGATATATTAATTTGTGAAATAAGTATTGATGATGAAAGGATACTTGCTTTATTTAAGTGCAATAATAGAATGGGTTTTATACATCAAGTGATTCAGACTGAAGAAGGCATAAAAAATGATATCATTCATAATTTTGCGATCATGCCTAGTTTAACCCAAAAAATAGATGAATGTGTATTTATTGATACAATATCGCAAACAATAAAATTTATTGACAAAAAAGTATCAATAGAAGGAGAGGAAACGAATCTTCTTGCTGACGGTGTTCTAGAATGCAGTTTTAAGGCTTCTCCCAAAAAAACAATGGAAACCGTAAATTCCATTGCCCAAAAGATTGCAGAAAATCATGGGCAAGATAGTATTGCAGTTATTACAAAAGCGAAAACTTTTATTGCGGAGAATACACAAACTTCTGAATATCTTGAACCTGTAAATTTAGGTAAGAAGATATTTGATCATTCACCGATCATGCAAGAAGAGTATTTGAATGAAATTAAAAATGCGGGGTTAGCGGATACCGTAAAAATTGACCGAGATTTTGTATTAAGGAAGACAAAAAGCCACAAATTGAAAACAGATACGGGGATAGAAATCAATATTCCAATTGATTACTTTCAAAATAAAGATTATGTTGAATTTATAAATAATCCCGATGGGACTTTATCGATTAGTTTAAAAAACATTGGCAAGTTAATAAATAAATAG
- a CDS encoding polysaccharide deacetylase family protein produces MQIIVLSKIYRYLITSCLLFGSLFLVNNLYSNLIEDQKNEPIFYGDQSQNKIALTCNVFWGEEFLPDMLSILEDNNVHITFFIGGTWAKDHPELLKKIVEKGHEVANHSYNHPHPNTLSKDKNKEQILKAENVIQEITGVKTVLYAPPYGEYNDTVLVAAKELNYNMIMWSIDTIDWKRPPAEIIKSRVMKKAQNGAIVLMHPTEPTKKALPDLLKELREKGYTVTTVSDILNYK; encoded by the coding sequence ATGCAAATTATAGTCTTGTCTAAAATATATCGTTACTTAATTACAAGTTGTTTACTGTTTGGAAGTTTATTCTTAGTAAATAATCTTTACAGTAATCTTATTGAAGATCAAAAAAATGAACCAATTTTTTATGGAGATCAAAGCCAAAATAAAATTGCTCTGACTTGTAATGTCTTTTGGGGAGAAGAATTTTTACCAGATATGTTAAGCATATTAGAAGATAACAACGTACATATTACTTTTTTTATTGGGGGAACTTGGGCAAAAGATCATCCTGAACTTCTAAAAAAAATAGTGGAAAAAGGGCATGAAGTCGCCAATCATTCTTACAATCATCCACATCCTAATACGCTTTCTAAGGATAAAAATAAAGAACAAATTCTAAAGGCTGAAAATGTTATACAAGAAATAACAGGTGTTAAAACAGTGTTATATGCACCTCCGTATGGCGAATATAATGATACTGTTTTAGTTGCTGCAAAAGAACTAAATTACAATATGATTATGTGGAGTATAGATACAATTGATTGGAAACGGCCACCGGCAGAAATCATTAAATCTAGAGTAATGAAAAAAGCACAAAATGGAGCTATCGTATTAATGCATCCTACTGAACCCACAAAGAAGGCGTTACCTGATTTATTAAAAGAATTACGCGAAAAAGGATATACTGTAACAACTGTTTCTGATATACTTAATTATAAGTAA
- a CDS encoding site-specific integrase, whose translation MSHNNTNFFLLRNNNFIQNNKKLSMKSKLRLQKSKADNTLRAYESDWLDFYDWCIHRNLQPLPAEPETIVNYMNDLADHAKANTVSRRLTAISENHKVAGYIDTNPCRDGLVRNALDAIKREKGTMQRGKTPILLEDLQQIVACFSSDPADIAAIRDKALLLVGFMGAFRRSELVQIDVEDLNFTKNGVLILVEHSKGDQEGQGAQVAIPYSSNSSICAVTALKAWIHNAQLTSGPLFRPLNKYKQIRSRRLTDQSVALVVKKYVSLAGLNAANFAGHSLRRGFATSAAQHDVDERSIMQQTRHKSEKMVRRYIEQGNLFKNNPLNKMI comes from the coding sequence ATGAGTCATAATAATACGAATTTTTTTCTTTTGAGGAATAATAATTTTATTCAAAATAATAAAAAGCTTTCTATGAAAAGTAAATTACGATTGCAAAAATCTAAAGCAGATAATACACTTCGTGCTTATGAATCCGATTGGTTGGATTTTTATGATTGGTGTATACATCGTAATTTACAACCATTACCTGCTGAACCAGAAACTATCGTAAACTATATGAATGATTTAGCTGATCATGCTAAAGCCAATACTGTATCAAGACGTTTAACCGCGATTTCAGAAAACCATAAAGTCGCAGGTTATATCGATACTAACCCATGTCGTGATGGCCTTGTCCGAAATGCTTTAGATGCTATAAAACGCGAAAAAGGTACTATGCAGCGAGGTAAAACCCCTATACTATTAGAAGATTTACAGCAGATTGTTGCTTGTTTTAGTAGTGATCCAGCTGATATCGCAGCAATTCGAGATAAGGCTTTATTATTAGTTGGCTTTATGGGGGCTTTTCGTCGTTCGGAATTGGTACAAATAGATGTTGAAGATTTGAATTTCACAAAAAATGGCGTATTGATTCTTGTGGAACATTCTAAAGGAGATCAGGAAGGTCAAGGTGCACAAGTCGCTATACCATATAGCTCAAATTCATCCATATGCGCAGTGACTGCTTTAAAAGCTTGGATACATAATGCCCAATTAACTTCTGGCCCATTATTTCGACCATTGAATAAATATAAACAAATTAGAAGCCGAAGGCTTACTGACCAATCAGTTGCTCTAGTTGTGAAAAAATATGTTTCTTTGGCGGGTCTTAATGCAGCAAATTTTGCTGGGCATAGTCTAAGACGTGGTTTTGCTACGAGTGCGGCGCAGCATGATGTTGATGAACGTTCTATTATGCAGCAAACGCGTCATAAATCAGAAAAAATGGTTCGTAGATATATTGAACAAGGTAATTTATTTAAAAACAATCCTTTGAATAAAATGATTTAG
- a CDS encoding ribonuclease J has protein sequence MTKIPQKLQIIPLGGLGEIGKNLTVIRVGDEIIIIDCGLMFPDDDMLGIDLVIPDITYLLENRDLVKAIVLTHGHEDHIGALPYILKHINVPVYGTKLTLGILEGRLKETNVDASNLVAVAPGDMIREGCFKVGFIRVSHSIADAVGLYIKTPIGTIVHTGDFKFDQTPVDGKVTDFHKFAELGDQGVLVLMADSTNAERPGHTPSEKSVGIAFDEAFYGAKERIIIATFSSNVHRIQQAVDMACKYKRKVAVLGRSMVNVVNISLELGYLVIPEGVLIDIDEINNYAASSVVIITTGSQGEPMSALTRMAQSDHKKVGIVPGDTVIISATPIPGNEKLVSRTIDNLLKQGAHVVYEKSCGIHVSGHASQEELKLMHNLVRPKFFIPVHGEYRHLIKHSKLAQDLGMEKENIFVSENGQVLEFSRDKGVVVGKVTAGNVLVDGLGVGDVGNIVLRDRRQLSQDGILIIVVTMDKEQGCVVAGPDIVSRGFVYVRESEALMDEAKEKVKQALEKCELNNITEWATIKANVRDTLGKYLYERTRRRPMILPIIMEV, from the coding sequence TTGACAAAAATACCACAAAAACTTCAAATTATTCCACTCGGTGGATTAGGTGAAATCGGGAAGAATTTAACTGTAATTAGAGTAGGAGACGAAATAATTATTATTGATTGCGGACTGATGTTTCCTGATGATGATATGTTGGGGATTGATTTGGTAATTCCTGATATTACGTATCTATTAGAAAATCGTGATTTGGTTAAAGCAATTGTTTTGACACATGGTCATGAAGATCATATAGGCGCATTACCTTATATTCTAAAGCACATCAATGTACCTGTATATGGGACAAAATTGACTTTAGGAATTTTAGAAGGAAGGTTAAAAGAAACAAATGTTGATGCTAGTAATTTAGTCGCAGTTGCACCGGGAGATATGATTCGTGAAGGCTGTTTTAAGGTTGGATTTATTCGTGTAAGTCACAGTATTGCTGATGCCGTAGGTTTATATATAAAAACTCCAATTGGTACAATTGTACATACTGGTGATTTTAAATTCGATCAAACTCCGGTTGATGGGAAAGTGACGGATTTTCATAAATTTGCTGAATTAGGGGATCAAGGAGTATTGGTCTTAATGGCAGATAGCACAAATGCTGAGAGGCCGGGGCATACGCCAAGTGAAAAATCCGTTGGCATTGCTTTTGATGAAGCTTTTTATGGAGCGAAAGAACGTATCATTATTGCTACTTTTTCTTCAAATGTACATCGGATTCAACAAGCGGTTGATATGGCGTGCAAATATAAACGTAAAGTCGCTGTTTTAGGTCGCAGCATGGTAAATGTTGTGAATATTTCTTTGGAATTAGGATATTTAGTTATTCCAGAGGGTGTATTAATCGATATTGATGAAATTAATAATTATGCTGCTTCAAGTGTTGTTATCATTACTACAGGCAGTCAGGGAGAGCCTATGTCTGCTTTAACAAGAATGGCGCAGTCAGATCATAAGAAGGTAGGCATTGTTCCTGGTGATACTGTTATTATTTCTGCCACTCCAATTCCTGGAAATGAAAAATTGGTTTCGCGTACAATCGATAATTTATTGAAACAAGGTGCGCATGTTGTGTACGAGAAGTCGTGTGGGATTCATGTTTCCGGGCATGCAAGCCAAGAAGAGCTTAAATTAATGCATAATTTAGTACGGCCCAAATTTTTTATTCCTGTTCATGGAGAATATCGTCATCTAATAAAGCATTCCAAATTAGCACAAGATTTAGGCATGGAAAAAGAAAATATTTTTGTTAGCGAAAATGGACAAGTTCTTGAATTTTCTCGTGATAAAGGTGTAGTTGTAGGCAAGGTGACAGCAGGAAATGTTCTTGTTGACGGTTTAGGGGTTGGAGATGTAGGAAATATTGTTCTACGAGATCGTAGACAACTTTCTCAAGATGGTATTTTGATTATTGTAGTTACTATGGATAAGGAGCAGGGATGTGTTGTTGCTGGACCAGATATTGTCTCACGTGGTTTTGTTTACGTAAGAGAATCTGAAGCATTAATGGATGAGGCAAAAGAAAAAGTAAAACAAGCTTTAGAAAAATGCGAATTAAACAATATTACTGAATGGGCTACAATTAAAGCAAATGTTCGGGATACGCTTGGTAAATACTTATATGAGCGTACGAGGCGGCGCCCAATGATACTTCCGATTATTATGGAGGTATAA
- the lexA gene encoding transcriptional repressor LexA yields the protein MNDKETVLNKRQQEIFSFIKESLINNGYPPSVREIGKAVGLKSSSTVHSHLAKLEEYGLIRRDPTKPRAIDLLDEKPWIQKSMLSIPLVGCVTAGTPILATENIEEVYPFPAELLGTHDHVFMLSVDGNSMINAGIFDGDYIMVREQNTAYNNDIVVALINDETATVKRFFKETDIIRLQPENDTMEPIYEKNVAILGKVIGVFRHIR from the coding sequence ATGAACGATAAAGAAACAGTACTAAATAAACGACAACAAGAAATTTTTTCTTTCATTAAAGAATCTTTAATAAATAATGGCTATCCCCCTTCTGTTCGAGAAATTGGGAAAGCTGTTGGATTAAAATCAAGTTCTACCGTTCATAGTCATTTAGCAAAATTAGAAGAATACGGTTTAATTCGACGAGATCCAACAAAACCAAGAGCAATTGATTTACTTGATGAAAAACCTTGGATACAAAAAAGTATGTTATCAATTCCACTTGTGGGGTGCGTAACCGCAGGTACTCCAATATTGGCCACCGAAAATATAGAAGAAGTATATCCTTTTCCTGCCGAATTATTAGGAACACATGATCATGTTTTTATGTTATCAGTTGATGGAAATAGCATGATTAATGCTGGAATATTTGATGGGGATTACATTATGGTACGTGAACAGAATACCGCTTATAATAATGATATTGTAGTTGCTTTAATTAACGATGAAACTGCAACCGTAAAAAGATTTTTTAAAGAAACAGATATCATTCGCTTACAACCAGAAAATGACACGATGGAACCAATTTATGAAAAAAATGTTGCCATTCTAGGAAAAGTTATTGGTGTATTCCGACACATTAGGTAA
- the hflX gene encoding GTPase HflX, with amino-acid sequence MDIYGETSGLRKSVVNDLEALYEIEVPIGQVITKDLANRMFALTVQIKREIAVYLNRRGKIVQVAIGDMQTIKLPEVEGRKSNQRLSGIRCVHTHPNGDSTLSAPDFSALRRMRFDMMIAIGVKETQREDERAANFAFLTGEYNEGDQLVVEEIGPATIEEITKLNLSYLLTIVDKRLSDSDHTMITLVENERAILAGLELSQHTFGWNITDSLEELKQLAETAGAEVISYVTQKRDCPDSALFFGKGKMQEISLLIQESNANLLILDDELSPSQQRNIEQLLGIKVLDRTSLILDIFAQRARSHEGKLQVELAQLRYNLPRIGGQGLILSRLGGGIGTRGPGETKLEVDKRRIRSRINDIEKQIEVIKKQRNLHRESRIASSIPTVALVGYTNAGKSTLLNVLTAAGVLAEDKLFATLDPTTRKVLLTNHKEALMTDTVGFIQKLPHQLVLAFRATLEEVKTADLLLHVVDASHPNAIQQMDAVLAVLKELKADDKPILTVLNKIDKIDQEILNHQLCLPNSIGISAKQKIGIEFLLKKIEDFIAEKNIDVELLIPYEDSATVSSIHNIADVKFTEYRDTGTFMKASIPVEEASRYKKFIMGENL; translated from the coding sequence ATGGATATTTATGGAGAAACGAGTGGATTGCGTAAGAGTGTAGTGAATGATCTGGAAGCTCTCTATGAAATTGAGGTTCCAATTGGCCAAGTGATTACGAAGGATTTAGCTAATCGTATGTTTGCGTTAACAGTGCAGATAAAAAGAGAAATTGCAGTATATTTAAATCGGCGCGGTAAGATTGTGCAAGTGGCTATAGGAGACATGCAGACAATTAAATTGCCAGAGGTAGAAGGCAGAAAGTCAAATCAAAGGTTAAGTGGGATTCGTTGTGTGCATACCCATCCAAATGGAGATAGTACGCTCAGTGCACCAGATTTTTCAGCTTTGCGTAGAATGCGTTTTGATATGATGATTGCGATAGGGGTGAAAGAAACACAACGAGAAGATGAACGAGCGGCAAATTTTGCATTTTTAACTGGCGAGTATAATGAAGGAGATCAACTCGTAGTTGAGGAAATTGGTCCTGCAACGATTGAAGAAATTACAAAACTAAATTTATCGTATTTACTCACGATTGTAGATAAGCGATTAAGTGATAGCGATCATACGATGATAACGCTCGTTGAAAATGAACGTGCTATCTTAGCAGGGTTAGAACTTTCTCAACATACATTTGGCTGGAATATCACAGATTCTTTAGAGGAATTAAAGCAATTAGCGGAAACTGCTGGTGCTGAAGTTATTTCTTATGTTACGCAAAAACGCGATTGTCCGGATAGTGCTTTGTTTTTTGGAAAAGGAAAAATGCAAGAGATATCATTATTGATTCAGGAATCTAATGCAAATCTGCTTATTTTGGATGATGAATTATCACCGTCCCAACAGCGCAATATCGAACAACTATTAGGCATTAAAGTGTTGGATAGAACTTCACTTATTTTAGATATTTTCGCACAAAGAGCACGTTCTCATGAAGGTAAATTACAAGTAGAACTTGCACAGCTTCGATATAATTTACCTAGAATAGGCGGTCAAGGGTTAATTTTATCTCGCTTGGGTGGCGGGATCGGGACAAGAGGACCGGGGGAAACAAAGCTAGAAGTAGATAAACGTAGAATTCGTTCTCGAATTAATGATATAGAAAAGCAAATTGAAGTAATTAAAAAACAACGGAATTTACATCGAGAAAGTCGTATCGCTTCAAGTATTCCGACGGTTGCCCTAGTTGGTTATACAAATGCAGGTAAATCTACGTTACTAAATGTCTTAACTGCAGCGGGCGTATTGGCGGAAGATAAACTTTTTGCTACTTTAGATCCGACTACAAGAAAAGTTTTATTAACGAATCATAAAGAAGCGCTTATGACAGATACAGTAGGATTTATTCAAAAATTACCGCATCAATTAGTGTTAGCATTTCGAGCAACTTTAGAAGAAGTAAAAACAGCGGATTTATTGCTGCATGTCGTAGATGCGAGTCATCCAAATGCTATACAGCAGATGGATGCTGTTCTAGCTGTATTAAAAGAGCTTAAGGCAGATGATAAACCAATCCTTACTGTATTAAATAAAATAGATAAGATAGACCAGGAAATTTTAAATCATCAGTTATGCTTACCGAATAGTATCGGAATCTCTGCAAAACAAAAAATAGGCATAGAGTTTTTATTAAAAAAAATTGAAGATTTTATTGCCGAGAAAAATATAGATGTAGAATTGTTAATTCCATACGAAGATAGTGCTACTGTATCTTCTATTCATAATATTGCAGATGTAAAATTCACTGAATATCGTGATACAGGTACTTTTATGAAAGCTTCTATTCCTGTAGAAGAAGCAAGCAGATATAAGAAATTTATAATGGGAGAGAATTTGTAA
- a CDS encoding ClpP family protease, with protein sequence MNNYNFPSAEHEENRNKEERSEKNNVVNENIKELGTTDVVKAKSNIHVMTIIGQIEGHLILSPNNKTTKYEHIMPQLVAIEQNADIEGVIILLNTVGGDVEAGLAISEMIASLSKPSVSVVLGGGHSIGVPIAVSATYSYIVESATMTIHPIRLTGMVIGAQSSFDYLEKMQERVSNFVVKHSKIDEKKWRELLYKTGELSRDIGASVGGKEAVKYGLINEIGGVSQAMNKLQSLIELRKSTKGMTQ encoded by the coding sequence ATGAATAATTATAATTTTCCTTCAGCAGAACATGAAGAAAATAGAAATAAAGAAGAACGAAGTGAAAAAAATAATGTAGTGAATGAGAATATAAAAGAATTAGGCACTACAGATGTAGTAAAGGCAAAATCTAATATTCATGTTATGACGATTATAGGGCAAATAGAGGGGCATCTTATCTTATCTCCTAACAATAAGACAACTAAGTATGAACATATTATGCCGCAATTGGTTGCCATAGAACAAAACGCAGATATTGAAGGCGTTATTATTTTATTAAATACAGTTGGTGGAGATGTTGAGGCAGGTTTAGCAATTTCTGAAATGATTGCTAGTTTGTCAAAACCATCTGTATCTGTTGTTCTTGGAGGTGGGCATAGCATTGGTGTTCCTATAGCGGTGTCTGCTACTTACTCTTATATTGTAGAAAGTGCAACAATGACAATTCATCCAATTCGTCTCACTGGAATGGTGATCGGCGCGCAAAGCTCATTTGATTATTTGGAAAAAATGCAAGAACGAGTTAGTAATTTTGTGGTGAAACATTCAAAAATTGATGAAAAGAAATGGCGTGAATTGCTATATAAAACAGGTGAGCTATCAAGAGATATAGGTGCATCTGTTGGAGGGAAAGAGGCTGTAAAATATGGCTTGATTAATGAAATTGGTGGCGTTTCGCAAGCGATGAATAAATTACAATCTTTAATTGAACTGAGAAAATCAACAAAAGGAATGACGCAATAA